A window of the Apostichopus japonicus isolate 1M-3 chromosome 8, ASM3797524v1, whole genome shotgun sequence genome harbors these coding sequences:
- the LOC139970552 gene encoding neuronal acetylcholine receptor subunit alpha-9-II-like gives MHIGDMWSPIIVLYCLFATVGMIQGGSTDRTLVDRLILNYGPKTIIPKRATDSPINVTIRWKPYQIVNLDEYHQQLVLSAALKLQWHDDYLKWNPLENRNNTQVEIFINDVWLPDLSLHNNVDKKFTSHPKADSGRVLKVTHDGDVTWFTPIITTTKCVQEAYYFPLDRQICNLTFGSWLYDATQVKISASFDDDAMEFVFKSDKVWDLTEFDAVAYEKKYACCENAWSLVNYKVTLQRRPFFYLLIICFPCVLLSLLVLAVFWAPHEAGEKISMAIQNLLALLLFHQLAAQLRPPSSSVQLFDVYVLTMIFLSCSSVASSVLVRSLYFGKGISLPPILLRRLTHSKFCTMLIEVSTTATELQEMEEHQPDGCGEDEDLSSELLPATWRSKSSAATSSFEMGIHGGDDDDDDVNNGHTYGALAIYIMLKKEQKKQWLNWEKIQAEHRYKREWKLLANVIDRITFLIHFVVTVCTTAYVYLEVLSRQD, from the exons ATGCACATCGGTGACATGTGGAGTCCAATCATAGTGTTGTATTGTCTATTTGCGACCGTCG GGATGATTCAAGGTGGCAGCACCGATAGGACCTTGGTGGATAGGCTGATTCTTAACTATGGACCAAAAACCATAATCCCGAAAAGAGCTACAGATTCACCGATTAACGTGACCATACGATGGAAACCATATCAAATTGTCAACTTG GATGAGTACCATCAACAACTAGTGTTATCCGCCGCATTGAAACTGCAATGGCATGATGACTATCTCAAATGGAATCCTTTGGAGAATAGAAACAACACTCAAGTCGAAATCTTCATAAATGACGTGTGGCTACCGGATCTTTCTTTACATAATAA cgTAGATAAAAAATTCACTAGCCATCCAAAAGCGGACTCGGGCAGAGTTCTAAAGGTCACACATGATGGTGACGTTACTTGGTTTACACCCATCATTACTACCACTAAGTGTGTACAAGAAGCGTACTACTTCCCATTAGATCGGCAAATATGCAATTTAACTTTTGGTTCTTGGCTATACGACGCCACACAAGTCAAAATATCGGCATCATTTGATGACGATGCTATGGAATTTGTCTTTAAGTCCGATAAG GTTTGGGATCTGACAGAGTTTGACGCGGTTGCTTATGAAAAAAAGTATGCTTGCTGCGAAAACGCATGGTCTCTAGTGAACTACAAGGTTACTCTACAACGGCGGCCATTTTTCTATCTTCTAATCATCTGTTTCCCGTGTGTGTTGCTGTCGTTATTAGTACTTGCTGTCTTCTGGGCCCCACACGAAGCTGGAGAAAAAATATCCATGGCAATTCAAAACCTGCTTGCTCTCCTTTTATTTCATCAACTGGCAGCACAATTGAGACCGCCATCAAGCAGCGTCCAACTGTTCG aTGTATACGTTTTGACGATGATATTTTTATCGTGTTCCAGCGTGGCTAGTTCTGTTTTAGTCCGTTCCCTATACTTCGGCAAAGGTATCAGTCTTCCACCTATTCTGCTACGGAGGCTAACCCATTCCAAATTTTGTACAATGTTAATCGAGGTGTCCACTACTGCGACAGAACTCCAAGAAATGGAGGAACACCAGCCCGACGGTTGCGGGGAAGATGAAGATCTGTCCTCGGAGCTGTTACCGGCCACCTGGCGATCTAAATCCAGCGCAGCAACATCTTCATTTGAGATGGGAATCCacggtggtgatgatgatgatgatgatgttaataaTGGACATACCTATGGTGCATTAGCGATTTACATCATGttgaagaaagaacaaaagaaacaatGGTTGAACTGGGAGAAAATACAAGCAGAACACAGGTATAAGAGAGAATGGAAATTATTGGCCAATGTGATAGACAGGATCACGTTCCTGATACATTTCGTTGTAACTGTTTGTACAACAGCTTATGTATATCTCGAGGTATTGTCACGCCAAGATTGA